TCGCGCCTGCGATAGGGGTCAACCGAACATCATCATTCAACTTGGGCTTGAGGTCGTAGACACGATTGAACATTCGCGCGTGGTGCGCGGCGAGGTTGCGAAGTACATTAAGCGACTTGAGCCATGACTCCAGTTGAGGTGCACTTAAGCCACACCGTTCAGCCATCCGGTTCCGGGCAAGGCCCGGAGACATTCCATAGAGGTGGGAAATCATCCCCCAGTCCATGATCTCCACGGCCGCCCAAATTGGCATCTCGCCCTGATACTTTCGCCGATGGTGGCCTACGAAATCCTCTTTTGATCCGCGCAACGCGGAGTCATACTTCTCCCGCCACACTTCATACCTACTCTTACGGTCTCGCTGACGTTGCCGAGCCTGCGGACCTAAGTGTTCGGGGACGAGGTGGATGAGCGGGGCAATTCTGCCGAGCTCATAGCCGAGCATGGCACGAACGGCCATTTCAACCCGATCCAACTCGCGGAAGATCCCGTATCGAAGCCTCTCATCGAATTCGTACAGAGCAGCGACGAGTTCCAATGATGCACCGTCAATAAATTTCTCAGTAGCTACTCCATTTTTCGGATTGAACTTCAGTAGTGGGTACCAGTACCCCGACAAGCGGTAATAGTTGAATCGCTGCAGGAAGCTTTCGGCCCAGGCCCGGTCGTCGATCTGCAGGCCTCGCTTGCGGAGCAAATCGACCTGCTCCGCATAGGCCTAAATTGCTTCGCATGGACCATGCATCCCCCGATCCCCCGTAAACAAAGACCGGCCCTGGACTCCCACCGAGGTGGGCAGCGGAACCGGTCATGTTGCCTCAACGATACCCCGGGGCATGCTGGAGACAAGCAATGCGACTCTAGCTTTAACCCATGTCTCAACCTTGGCACGCGCGTAGGAGCCCTCCCCCGCGCCACCTCGTGGCGGCGCGAAAGGGAGGGCTCGATGTGCTTGCTGAAGGGCAACCGGGTGCGGTTTAGCCCCAGATCTCCGCGACGGCTGCGATGAGCGAGGGGCTCGCCTGCTCGTAGTCAAACGTGCGCGGCAAATGGCCCGACGGCACCTTGCCAAACGCCGAAATCTCACGCATGAGCGAATCGGGGCGCTTCGCGGCCACACCGGCGATCGCCTGCTTGAGCGTGAAGCCAATTTCGGCGTCGTTCACGAGTGCACGAAGGCGCGCGTAACGCGCCTCGCGGCCCTTCTCGGTGTCGTCGAGAACCGTGCCGAATCCAGCGCTCGTGAGCGTTGCTTCCTCCCCAACCTTGAGGCCGGTGACGGTGATCGTCGACGCGTGTGGCGCGGGCCGATCAGCCGGGCTGAGCTTGCGAACGCGGAGCTCATCGGCAAGTTTTTCAACGCCGGGGGCGAAGGTGGCGTCGGAGCTTTGCGCCTCCAGATCCCCAAACCCAGCCGGGTCATGCCCGAGCAGCCGCACGCGCCACTCGCGCCGCTCGAGCGCCTCGCGCGCCACCTCGGGGGTGTCGGCGGGGATCATGATGCTGAGGGAGTTTTCCGACGCCTGCACGGCCACGCGCACGTGACTCCACACGAGGTCGTCCCCCGCCTTCCATTCTTCGTGGAGCGTGAACTCGCCATCGTCACCCGCGGCAACGATCAGCTCGAGCACCTCGGGGTTGTCCTCGATTTTTTCGGGGACCTCACCTGCCGGCGTAAGCGGAAGAATGCCACCGGCGCGCACGAGAACGGGGATCGAGCCGAGCGGACGGAACATTTCCTGCGTGAACGCGCCCGAATCGGGGCTGCCGTAACGCTGCTCGGTGAACAGGTCGAACCACATGCCGCCCGGCAGAATCGGCTCAACACTGCCGCGGCCCACATCCTTCGCGGCGGGGCGCGTAATCGGCGCGACGAGAAGCTCGGATCCGAACAGGTACCCCTGGTCGTTGCGATACGCGGGGTATTGCGGCGCCTCGAAATACACGGGTTCGACGATCGAGCGACCCTCGTGGTGGGCGCGGTAATTCATCGAGTGCAGGTACGGCACGAGGCGGTGACGAAGGCGCAAATGCGCCGCCTGGATCTCGCCGTGCGGGGCCGGGAAGTTCCATGGCTCCTTCACGGCGAACGGAGAATTCGACGAATGCAGGCGGTTGATCGGCGAGAACACACCGAACTGCACCCAGCGGGTCGCGAGCTCGTTATCGCGAAAGCCCTCCATGTGCCCGCCGATGTCGTGGCTCCACCAGCCGTAGCCGATGTTCGCCGCGGCCGCCGTGAAACCCGGCTGGAACGCGAGCGACTCCCACGTCACGATCGCATCGCCCGAGAAGCCCACGGGGTAACGGTGCGAGCCGGGGCCCGCAAACCGCGAGAACGTGAGCGGGCGCTCGATCGACCGCTCGCTGCGCGTGAAATGCTCGTGATTGAGCACCCACAGCGGGTCTACGCCCTCGACGCTCGAATACGGGCCCGACTGCCAGTCGATCCACCAAAAGTCCGTGCCCTCATCTTCGAGGCGCTTGTGCAGCACATCGAAATAGGCGTCCATGAACTCGTCGTTGTTCACGTCGAACGGGATCGCGGTGCCATCGGCGGGCTTGCCGAGCGCCTCGCACATCGCCTCATACGCTTCCTCGAAAGCCCGCACGCCATCGGCCGGGTGAATGTTGAGAGTCACGCGAAGGCCGCGCTTGTGCAGCTCCTCGAGGAACCGCTCCGGATCCGGGAACAGATCACGATTCCACGTGTACCCCGTCCAGCCCGAACCGTACTTCGGGTCCACGTCGGTGAGGTGCCAGTCCATGTCGATCACCGACACCGAGAACGGAATATCCTCCGCGCGGAACGCATCCATGAGCTCGAGGTAGCTCTCCTCGCTATAGCGGTGATAGCGC
The window above is part of the Dermabacter vaginalis genome. Proteins encoded here:
- a CDS encoding Abi family protein, which codes for MLRKRGLQIDDRAWAESFLQRFNYYRLSGYWYPLLKFNPKNGVATEKFIDGASLELVAALYEFDERLRYGIFRELDRVEMAVRAMLGYELGRIAPLIHLVPEHLGPQARQRQRDRKSRYEVWREKYDSALRGSKEDFVGHHRRKYQGEMPIWAAVEIMDWGMISHLYGMSPGLARNRMAERCGLSAPQLESWLKSLNVLRNLAAHHARMFNRVYDLKPKLNDDVRLTPIAGAMNKVFGQLSLIQYLHRQLGLSRAEHLPSLMATYPVNALVPLSRTGAPAQWEELALWAR
- a CDS encoding glycoside hydrolase family 31 protein, which translates into the protein MPDIALPAELVGEHFRITPVTPRVVRLEYSPSGKFEDRPSTFAINRDVVLDPSEYSIGEYQGRLTVETENFYLEYDRGPFTANGLKVEVKGGVSAYHSVWRYGQDLSLPADRQLALSGETQRALDGNLGGAARTLDVADGKIPLEPGVNSAVGYAEIDDSNSMVFDSDGRLRARAAEEGSIDLFVFAAGRDHVAAVRDYFAISGPQPIVPKFALGNWWSRYHRYSEESYLELMDAFRAEDIPFSVSVIDMDWHLTDVDPKYGSGWTGYTWNRDLFPDPERFLEELHKRGLRVTLNIHPADGVRAFEEAYEAMCEALGKPADGTAIPFDVNNDEFMDAYFDVLHKRLEDEGTDFWWIDWQSGPYSSVEGVDPLWVLNHEHFTRSERSIERPLTFSRFAGPGSHRYPVGFSGDAIVTWESLAFQPGFTAAAANIGYGWWSHDIGGHMEGFRDNELATRWVQFGVFSPINRLHSSNSPFAVKEPWNFPAPHGEIQAAHLRLRHRLVPYLHSMNYRAHHEGRSIVEPVYFEAPQYPAYRNDQGYLFGSELLVAPITRPAAKDVGRGSVEPILPGGMWFDLFTEQRYGSPDSGAFTQEMFRPLGSIPVLVRAGGILPLTPAGEVPEKIEDNPEVLELIVAAGDDGEFTLHEEWKAGDDLVWSHVRVAVQASENSLSIMIPADTPEVAREALERREWRVRLLGHDPAGFGDLEAQSSDATFAPGVEKLADELRVRKLSPADRPAPHASTITVTGLKVGEEATLTSAGFGTVLDDTEKGREARYARLRALVNDAEIGFTLKQAIAGVAAKRPDSLMREISAFGKVPSGHLPRTFDYEQASPSLIAAVAEIWG